The following are encoded together in the Xanthobacter autotrophicus Py2 genome:
- a CDS encoding conserved hypothetical protein (KEGG: rpc:RPC_2652 hypothetical protein) encodes MSHYDPIDASARAQWENLTPWRRRLFLFLRGVAAFLLIEGIIHWAVILGIGDGPESRFESMPTAAQAAIIWAAIVDPIAGVGLWLRAGWAVVLWLIATLAQVVLGAWAPAGMTRLLLFTLVELALVVAYAVLSIRAARESDQD; translated from the coding sequence ATGAGCCATTACGATCCCATCGATGCCAGCGCCCGCGCCCAGTGGGAAAACCTGACGCCCTGGCGGCGGCGGCTGTTCCTGTTCCTGCGCGGCGTCGCTGCGTTCCTGCTCATCGAGGGAATCATCCATTGGGCGGTGATCCTCGGCATCGGTGACGGGCCGGAGAGCCGGTTCGAATCCATGCCCACGGCGGCGCAGGCGGCCATCATATGGGCCGCCATCGTCGATCCCATTGCCGGGGTCGGGCTGTGGCTTCGGGCGGGATGGGCGGTGGTACTGTGGCTCATCGCCACGCTGGCGCAGGTGGTGCTCGGCGCCTGGGCGCCGGCGGGCATGACACGGCTGCTGCTGTTCACCCTGGTGGAACTGGCGCTGGTGGTGGCCTATGCGGTGCTCTCCATCCGCGCCGCGCGCGAGAGCGATCAGGACTGA
- a CDS encoding putative transcriptional regulator, XRE family (KEGG: rsq:Rsph17025_0132 putative transcriptional regulator, XRE family), giving the protein MPYSLVSGRQIKAARALLGWSRSELADRTGVTAPTVKVVEQDSGVLDELASTRARLCNVLAAEGVAFLNGGSIGVQLVQKGEGLRTEDLNASNDD; this is encoded by the coding sequence TTGCCGTATTCCTTGGTGAGCGGACGCCAGATCAAGGCCGCGCGGGCCCTGCTCGGCTGGTCGCGCAGCGAACTGGCGGACCGCACCGGCGTCACCGCTCCGACGGTGAAGGTGGTGGAGCAGGATTCGGGCGTGCTCGACGAGCTGGCCTCGACCCGCGCCCGCCTCTGCAACGTGCTGGCGGCGGAAGGCGTGGCATTCCTCAACGGCGGCAGCATCGGCGTGCAGCTGGTGCAGAAGGGCGAAGGCCTGCGCACCGAAGACCTCAACGCCTCAAACGACGACTGA
- a CDS encoding threonine dehydratase (TIGRFAM: threonine dehydratase~PFAM: Pyridoxal-5'-phosphate-dependent protein beta subunit; amino acid-binding ACT domain protein~KEGG: hne:HNE_0171 threonine dehydratase), whose amino-acid sequence MTAPAVASSDRPLDLNVDLPVTLADVEAARALVSGAVLHTPTLHAPRLSALTGADVYVKYENLQVTASFKERGALVKLARLTPEEARRGVVAMSAGNHAQAVAYHGTRLKISTLIVMPETTPQVKVAATEAFGAEVVLFGDTVADAFEEATRISKAQGRIFVHPYDDVDVIAGQGSLALEMMEDGPAFDAVVVPIGGGGLIAGMALAFAGRSPATQVVGVETQLYPAMWSAMTGEARPCGGPTLAEGIAVRDVGVITSQIVRRLVPHVVLVDETALERAVNAFLMHQKTLAEGAGAAGLAALLAEPERFRGKTVGLVVSGGNIDPRMIAGILLRELEREERIVSFRLTILDRPGMLGRIATLLGKLGANILEVHHRRTFLDVPAKGTRLDLTVETRDQAHAELIQKALEGEGLPVQRLGAGGADW is encoded by the coding sequence ATGACAGCCCCCGCCGTCGCCTCCAGCGACCGCCCCCTCGACCTCAACGTCGACCTGCCCGTCACCCTCGCGGACGTGGAGGCGGCGCGGGCGCTGGTGAGCGGCGCGGTATTGCACACGCCCACCCTGCACGCCCCGCGCCTGTCCGCCCTCACCGGTGCGGATGTGTACGTGAAGTATGAGAATCTCCAGGTCACCGCCTCGTTCAAGGAGCGCGGCGCGCTGGTGAAGCTGGCGCGCCTCACCCCCGAGGAGGCGCGGCGGGGCGTGGTGGCCATGTCGGCGGGCAACCATGCCCAGGCGGTGGCCTATCACGGTACGCGGCTGAAGATTTCCACCCTCATCGTCATGCCGGAGACCACCCCCCAGGTGAAGGTGGCCGCCACTGAAGCCTTCGGCGCCGAGGTGGTGCTGTTCGGCGATACGGTCGCCGACGCCTTCGAGGAGGCAACGCGCATCTCCAAGGCGCAAGGGCGCATCTTCGTCCACCCCTATGACGACGTGGACGTGATCGCCGGCCAGGGCTCGCTGGCGCTGGAGATGATGGAGGACGGGCCGGCCTTCGACGCCGTGGTGGTGCCCATCGGCGGAGGCGGGCTGATCGCCGGCATGGCGCTGGCCTTCGCCGGGCGCTCGCCGGCGACGCAGGTGGTGGGGGTCGAGACCCAGCTCTATCCCGCCATGTGGTCCGCCATGACCGGAGAGGCGCGCCCCTGCGGCGGGCCGACGCTGGCGGAGGGCATCGCGGTGCGCGACGTGGGTGTCATCACCTCGCAGATCGTGCGGCGCCTGGTACCCCACGTGGTGCTGGTGGACGAGACCGCGCTGGAGCGGGCGGTGAACGCCTTCCTCATGCACCAGAAGACCTTGGCCGAAGGCGCCGGCGCCGCCGGCCTTGCCGCGCTCCTCGCCGAACCCGAGCGCTTCCGCGGCAAGACGGTGGGGCTGGTGGTCTCCGGCGGCAACATCGATCCGCGCATGATTGCCGGCATCCTGCTGCGCGAGCTGGAGCGGGAGGAGCGCATCGTCTCCTTCCGCCTCACCATCCTCGACCGGCCTGGCATGCTGGGGCGCATCGCCACGCTGCTCGGCAAGCTCGGGGCCAACATCCTGGAGGTGCACCACCGGCGCACCTTCCTCGACGTGCCGGCCAAGGGCACGCGGCTCGACCTCACCGTGGAGACCCGGGACCAGGCCCATGCCGAGCTGATCCAGAAGGCGCTGGAGGGCGAGGGCCTGCCGGTCCAGCGCCTGGGCGCCGGAGGCGCCGATTGGTGA
- a CDS encoding short-chain dehydrogenase/reductase SDR (PFAM: short-chain dehydrogenase/reductase SDR~KEGG: mlo:mlr6893 probable oxidoreductase) — MTQETAVIVGAGKGLSAALARRLAKDGFRVVLVARDVAKLAPLVAETGGQAISADAQSPQAIEAMFAEVDRTFGPPDLVVFNAAMRYRGPIEVLDPADVMDAYAVGAFAGFVTAQAAARRMLQRGSGSIFFTGATASVKAMPHSVPFAMAKFALRALAQGLARELGPRGIHVAHFIIDGGISSSWATQGEAGPPDKWLDPAAIAETYLAVHRQHRSAWTAEMELRPWVEKF, encoded by the coding sequence GTGACACAGGAAACCGCCGTTATTGTCGGTGCCGGCAAGGGCCTCAGCGCCGCCCTCGCCCGCCGCCTCGCCAAGGATGGCTTTCGCGTCGTGCTCGTGGCCCGCGACGTGGCGAAGCTTGCGCCCCTCGTGGCGGAAACCGGCGGCCAGGCCATATCTGCCGACGCGCAGAGCCCGCAGGCCATCGAGGCCATGTTCGCCGAGGTGGACCGCACTTTCGGGCCGCCCGATCTCGTGGTCTTCAATGCCGCCATGCGCTATCGCGGCCCCATCGAGGTGCTGGACCCGGCGGACGTGATGGACGCCTATGCGGTGGGCGCCTTTGCCGGTTTCGTCACCGCCCAGGCGGCGGCGCGGCGCATGCTCCAGCGCGGCAGCGGCTCCATCTTCTTCACCGGCGCCACCGCCAGCGTGAAGGCCATGCCCCACTCGGTGCCGTTCGCCATGGCCAAGTTCGCCCTGCGCGCCCTCGCCCAGGGCCTCGCCCGGGAGCTGGGGCCGCGCGGCATTCACGTGGCCCATTTCATCATCGACGGCGGCATCTCCTCGTCGTGGGCGACGCAGGGAGAGGCCGGGCCGCCGGACAAATGGCTCGATCCCGCCGCCATCGCCGAGACCTATCTGGCCGTGCATCGCCAGCACCGCTCGGCCTGGACGGCTGAGATGGAACTGCGCCCCTGGGTCGAGAAGTTCTGA
- a CDS encoding Enoyl-CoA hydratase/isomerase (PFAM: Enoyl-CoA hydratase/isomerase~KEGG: mag:amb3583 enoyl-CoA hydratase/carnithine racemase), whose protein sequence is MTTEPEVLLEEKGAAGIITLNRPKALNALNLAMVREILPRLRAWAKDPAITRVIIKGAGEKAFCAGGDVRSIYDLGLSGRAEEALGFFREEYVLNDYIGSFPKPYVALIDGICMGGGFGLSAHGAHRVAGDRYLFAMPEVNIGLFPDVGGTHVLPRLPGAFGVFLALTGTRIRAAEAHACGLATDVVPSAAFPALEEALVAGGDVERILAEHRIDPGPGTFASRADFIADTFGRPDVPAILAALDDAAVAGGEHGEFAAATAREVRLRSPTSLCIAMEQMRRGRALDLGACLKLELRVVTRVMAGHDFYEGVRAVLVDRDNAPKWQPSKLEEVDSAVIAAHFDPIPNELELLAPGA, encoded by the coding sequence GTGACAACGGAACCTGAGGTTCTGCTGGAAGAGAAGGGCGCAGCCGGCATCATCACGCTCAACCGGCCCAAGGCGCTCAACGCCTTGAACCTTGCCATGGTGCGCGAGATCCTGCCGCGCCTTCGGGCCTGGGCGAAGGATCCCGCCATCACCCGCGTCATCATCAAGGGTGCCGGCGAAAAGGCCTTCTGCGCCGGCGGTGACGTACGCTCCATCTACGACCTGGGCCTCTCCGGCCGCGCCGAGGAAGCGCTCGGCTTCTTCCGCGAGGAATATGTCCTCAACGACTATATCGGCAGCTTTCCCAAGCCCTATGTGGCGCTGATCGACGGCATCTGCATGGGCGGCGGCTTCGGCCTCTCGGCCCATGGTGCGCACCGGGTGGCGGGCGACCGCTACCTGTTCGCCATGCCGGAGGTGAATATCGGCCTGTTCCCCGATGTGGGCGGCACCCATGTGCTGCCGCGCCTGCCCGGCGCCTTCGGCGTGTTCCTGGCCCTGACCGGGACGCGAATCCGCGCCGCCGAGGCTCATGCCTGCGGGCTCGCCACCGACGTGGTTCCCTCTGCCGCCTTCCCCGCATTGGAGGAGGCTCTCGTGGCAGGCGGCGACGTGGAGCGGATTCTCGCCGAGCATCGTATCGATCCGGGGCCGGGGACATTCGCCAGCCGCGCCGATTTCATCGCCGACACGTTCGGCCGCCCCGATGTGCCGGCCATCCTCGCCGCCCTCGATGACGCTGCGGTGGCCGGTGGGGAGCATGGGGAATTCGCCGCAGCCACCGCCCGCGAGGTGCGCCTGCGTTCCCCCACCAGCCTGTGCATCGCAATGGAGCAGATGCGCCGGGGCCGGGCGCTGGATCTTGGCGCCTGCCTGAAGCTGGAACTGCGCGTGGTGACGCGCGTCATGGCCGGCCACGACTTCTACGAGGGCGTGCGCGCGGTGCTGGTGGACCGCGACAATGCCCCGAAATGGCAGCCGTCAAAGCTCGAAGAGGTGGACAGCGCCGTCATTGCGGCGCATTTCGATCCCATCCCCAACGAACTGGAATTACTGGCACCGGGTGCATGA
- a CDS encoding O-methyltransferase family 3 (PFAM: O-methyltransferase family 3~KEGG: mlo:mlr0279 O-methyltransferase), producing MSATLWAEMDDYIVERLLPADPVLDEALAASAKAGLPAISVSAAQGQMLHLFARMIGARRILEIGTLGGYSAIFLARALPADGKLVTLEFEPRHAEVARANLARAGLSDKVDLRVGRAIDTLPKLEAEGQGPFDLIFIDADKPSNPDYLHWALRLSRPGTVIICDNVVRSGKVLDSESSDANVIGVRRLFDLAGADPRLSSTAVQTVGAKGYDGFALLLVE from the coding sequence ATGAGCGCGACCCTCTGGGCCGAGATGGACGACTATATCGTCGAGCGCCTGCTGCCGGCGGACCCCGTGCTGGACGAGGCGCTCGCGGCCTCCGCCAAGGCCGGGCTGCCGGCCATCTCCGTGTCGGCAGCGCAGGGGCAGATGCTGCATCTCTTCGCCCGCATGATCGGGGCGAGGCGCATCCTGGAGATCGGCACCCTGGGCGGCTACAGCGCCATCTTCCTCGCCCGCGCCTTGCCGGCGGATGGCAAACTGGTGACGCTGGAATTCGAGCCGCGCCATGCCGAAGTGGCGCGCGCAAACCTCGCCCGTGCCGGCCTTTCCGACAAGGTTGACCTGCGCGTGGGCCGGGCCATCGACACCCTGCCCAAGCTGGAAGCGGAAGGGCAGGGGCCGTTCGACCTCATCTTCATCGACGCCGACAAGCCCAGCAATCCGGACTATCTCCATTGGGCGCTGAGGCTGTCGCGTCCGGGCACGGTCATCATCTGCGACAATGTGGTGCGCAGCGGCAAGGTGCTGGATTCCGAAAGCAGTGACGCCAACGTCATCGGCGTGCGACGCTTGTTCGACCTCGCGGGCGCCGACCCGCGCCTGTCCTCCACCGCGGTCCAGACCGTGGGCGCCAAGGGCTATGACGGCTTCGCGCTGCTGCTGGTGGAGTAA
- a CDS encoding RDD domain containing protein (PFAM: RDD domain containing protein~KEGG: bbt:BBta_4656 putative membrane protein of unknown function), which produces MSNTSDTSRQPPPYGYPDGARPHAFDPVAQPEFFEGVLSRRLMAFMVDAMIVVGAVVLFYLFVLVMGLVTFGLSWIAFFFIWPTFVIVALAYNALTLGSPASATLGMRLMDIEVRTWYGAPCYSVLGAVHAVCFWVSVSIFTPFVLLVALFNDRRRLLHDFLVGTVVVNNAIRADALRYRR; this is translated from the coding sequence ATGAGCAACACCAGCGACACGTCCCGCCAGCCGCCCCCCTACGGCTATCCGGACGGTGCGCGTCCCCATGCCTTTGATCCGGTGGCGCAGCCGGAGTTCTTCGAGGGCGTGCTCTCCCGCCGGCTCATGGCCTTTATGGTGGATGCCATGATCGTCGTGGGCGCGGTGGTGCTCTTCTATTTGTTCGTCCTGGTGATGGGGCTGGTGACGTTCGGCCTGAGCTGGATCGCCTTCTTCTTCATCTGGCCCACCTTCGTGATCGTGGCGCTGGCCTACAACGCGCTCACTCTCGGCTCCCCAGCCTCGGCGACGCTCGGCATGCGACTCATGGATATCGAGGTGCGCACATGGTACGGCGCGCCCTGCTATAGCGTGCTCGGCGCGGTGCATGCGGTGTGCTTCTGGGTGTCGGTTTCCATCTTCACTCCGTTCGTGCTGCTGGTCGCCCTGTTCAACGACCGGCGCCGGCTGCTGCACGATTTCCTTGTGGGCACGGTGGTGGTGAACAACGCCATCCGCGCGGACGCCTTGCGGTACAGGCGCTGA
- a CDS encoding Porphobilinogen synthase (PFAM: delta-aminolevulinic acid dehydratase~KEGG: rpe:RPE_3009 porphobilinogen synthase), which yields MNNERIMAFTTPRIRPVSEAELARTQGLDLQGLDLVHRPRRNRKTDWARRLVRENTLTVDDLIWPIFVMNGTATRAPIPSMPGVERLTVDEAVRAAEMAAKLKIPAIAIFPYVDPSLRDPLGSEALNSNNLVCQTLRAIKAEIPEIGLITDVALDPFTSHGHDGLLEDGRILNDETVEILVRQSVVQAQAGADVIAPSDMMDGRIGAIRAGLDAAGFTDVQIMSYAAKYASAFYGPFRDAIGTAKTLSGDKRTYQMDPGNGLEAIREAALDVEEGADMLMVKPGLPYLDIVYRLKETFGLPTFAYQVSGEYAMIEGAIRNGWVDGDRIVTESLLAFKRAGADGILTYFAPRVAERLAAQG from the coding sequence TTGAACAACGAGCGCATCATGGCCTTCACCACGCCCCGCATCCGTCCCGTTTCCGAAGCCGAGCTGGCCCGGACCCAGGGTCTCGACCTCCAAGGCCTCGACCTGGTCCACCGCCCCCGGCGCAACCGCAAGACCGACTGGGCGCGGCGGCTGGTGCGTGAGAACACCCTCACCGTGGACGACCTGATCTGGCCGATCTTCGTGATGAACGGCACCGCCACCCGCGCCCCCATCCCCTCCATGCCGGGGGTGGAGCGCCTGACCGTGGACGAGGCGGTCCGCGCGGCCGAGATGGCCGCCAAGCTGAAGATCCCCGCGATCGCCATCTTCCCCTATGTGGACCCGAGCCTGCGCGATCCCCTGGGCAGCGAGGCGCTGAACAGCAACAACCTGGTTTGCCAGACCCTGCGCGCCATCAAGGCGGAGATCCCCGAGATCGGGCTGATCACCGACGTGGCGCTGGACCCTTTCACCAGCCACGGCCATGACGGCCTGCTGGAGGACGGGCGCATCCTCAATGACGAGACCGTGGAAATCCTGGTGCGGCAGTCGGTGGTGCAGGCGCAGGCGGGGGCGGACGTGATCGCACCCTCCGACATGATGGACGGCCGCATCGGCGCCATCCGCGCCGGGCTGGACGCGGCGGGCTTCACCGATGTGCAGATCATGTCCTACGCTGCCAAGTATGCGTCCGCCTTCTACGGCCCGTTCCGCGACGCCATCGGCACCGCCAAGACCCTTTCCGGCGACAAGCGCACCTACCAGATGGACCCCGGCAACGGCCTGGAAGCCATCCGCGAGGCCGCCCTCGACGTGGAGGAAGGCGCCGACATGCTCATGGTGAAGCCGGGCCTGCCCTATCTCGACATCGTCTACCGCCTCAAGGAGACCTTCGGCCTGCCCACCTTCGCCTATCAGGTGTCCGGCGAGTACGCGATGATCGAGGGCGCCATCCGCAACGGCTGGGTGGACGGTGACCGCATCGTCACCGAGAGCCTGCTCGCCTTCAAGCGCGCCGGCGCCGACGGCATCCTGACCTATTTCGCGCCGCGCGTTGCCGAGCGGCTGGCCGCGCAGGGCTAG